A window of Methanolobus sediminis contains these coding sequences:
- a CDS encoding GTPase has translation MASQKLLVKDVIKKADVLLEIVDARFPDETRNSEIEKDIARAKKRFIIVLNKCDLVPKEKLEKAKSRMAKIAPAVFVSSKERFGTTMLRHKILEVADIQGRDIQVGCIGYPNTGKSSVINGVAGRGKASTSSISGHTKGVQIVNAGSRIVFLDTPGVFPLDEHDEYIQGLLGIKDSTHIKDQIGVALKIIEKLVEEDREILESFYKITFTDENSYDLLEMIGLQCNFLKKKGEIDETRAAIRIINDWQKGLLHREKTDLE, from the coding sequence ATGGCAAGCCAGAAATTATTGGTCAAGGACGTCATAAAGAAAGCTGATGTCCTTCTTGAAATTGTAGATGCACGTTTTCCAGATGAAACAAGGAACAGCGAAATCGAAAAGGATATTGCACGTGCAAAGAAGCGTTTTATCATTGTACTGAACAAGTGTGACCTTGTCCCAAAGGAAAAACTTGAAAAAGCAAAATCCAGAATGGCAAAAATAGCCCCAGCTGTATTCGTTTCTTCGAAAGAGAGATTCGGAACAACCATGCTCAGGCATAAAATACTGGAAGTCGCAGATATACAGGGAAGAGACATACAGGTTGGTTGTATTGGTTATCCGAATACCGGAAAGTCTTCTGTAATAAACGGAGTAGCAGGTAGAGGAAAAGCCTCGACTTCATCAATATCAGGTCATACTAAAGGTGTACAGATAGTGAATGCAGGTTCACGTATTGTATTCCTTGACACTCCTGGTGTATTTCCTCTTGATGAGCATGATGAATATATACAGGGACTTCTGGGAATAAAAGATTCAACTCATATTAAAGACCAAATTGGTGTGGCCTTGAAAATCATCGAAAAGCTTGTTGAAGAGGACAGGGAAATACTGGAATCATTCTACAAGATCACATTCACTGATGAAAACTCTTATGACTTGCTTGAGATGATAGGACTTCAATGTAATTTCCTGAAGAAGAAAGGTGAAATAGATGAAACCAGAGCTGCCATCAGAATCATAAACGACTGGCAGAAAGGACTTCTTCACCGGGAAAAAACGGACTT